The proteins below are encoded in one region of Levilactobacillus namurensis:
- a CDS encoding ribonuclease J: MSAKIKIIPFGGVRENGKNMYAVDVNGSIYILDCGLKYPENELLGIDVVIPDWSYLRENKDRIVGVFLTHGHADAIGALPYFLSEFNVPVFGSEMTIALAKINVAAEPKVKKYDDFHVIDEKTEIDFGDVVVSFFATTHSIPESLGIVLKTDEGRIVYTGDFKFDQTAKPGYQTDYARLGAIGQAGVLALLSDSANAENPAMNASEQTLAESIEETFHYRDGRIIVACVASNILRIQQIFDAAVKTGRKVCLTGRDLEKIVNTAMKLGKLSFDDDLLVTPDQLDALKPGETVILQTGKMGEPIKAIQRMANKQEKQLNIQPGDLVYIVTTPSHAMDTTVAQTRDMVYRAGGEVKAISDELNSSGHAYKRDLQLMLNLMKPQYLIPIQGEYRLLNAHAQAALELGMDPDHIFILAKGDVLTYQNGQMGLGEGIDVSDTMIDGIGVGDIGNIVLRDRKVLADDGIFIAVVTIDRKKKQIVAEPKITSRGFVYVKANKDLMQESSQIICKTVQNNLDNKEFDWGHLKQDVREHLSHYLFEQTHRRPVILPVIMEVNQHHRRSSKSKNAKKAPEKPAQAPKTHKTKGQKTDATQSGQHKSRNHRRRRHGGKQHTAASANKSEA, from the coding sequence ATGAGTGCAAAGATTAAGATCATCCCGTTCGGCGGTGTTCGCGAGAATGGGAAAAATATGTATGCTGTGGACGTTAATGGCAGCATTTACATTTTAGATTGCGGGTTAAAGTACCCGGAAAATGAGTTATTGGGAATCGATGTAGTGATTCCAGATTGGTCGTACTTACGGGAGAACAAGGACCGCATCGTGGGCGTCTTCCTGACGCATGGTCACGCGGACGCCATCGGTGCGTTACCGTACTTTTTGAGTGAATTCAACGTTCCCGTCTTTGGGTCTGAAATGACCATCGCGTTGGCCAAAATTAACGTGGCGGCTGAGCCTAAGGTCAAAAAATACGATGATTTTCACGTCATTGATGAGAAAACGGAAATTGACTTTGGCGACGTGGTCGTTTCCTTCTTCGCCACCACGCATTCGATTCCGGAATCCTTAGGAATCGTTTTGAAGACTGACGAAGGACGCATCGTGTACACCGGTGACTTTAAGTTTGACCAAACGGCTAAGCCAGGGTACCAGACCGACTACGCGCGGTTAGGGGCCATTGGCCAAGCAGGGGTCCTGGCACTATTGAGTGACTCAGCCAATGCCGAAAATCCAGCCATGAATGCTTCCGAGCAGACGTTAGCTGAATCGATTGAAGAAACGTTCCATTATCGGGATGGCCGCATCATCGTGGCCTGCGTCGCCTCCAACATTTTACGGATCCAACAAATCTTTGATGCCGCCGTGAAGACGGGGCGGAAGGTTTGCCTGACGGGTCGTGACTTGGAGAAAATCGTGAATACCGCGATGAAGCTAGGAAAGTTGTCGTTTGATGATGACTTGTTAGTGACTCCCGACCAGTTAGACGCATTAAAGCCGGGCGAAACGGTTATTCTTCAGACCGGGAAGATGGGGGAACCCATCAAGGCCATTCAGCGGATGGCGAATAAACAAGAAAAACAATTGAATATTCAACCGGGAGACTTGGTGTACATCGTGACGACCCCGTCCCATGCCATGGATACCACGGTTGCTCAAACGCGGGATATGGTTTACCGAGCAGGTGGCGAAGTTAAAGCCATCTCGGATGAACTGAACTCGTCAGGACACGCCTACAAGCGGGACCTGCAGTTAATGTTGAACCTGATGAAGCCCCAGTACTTGATTCCTATTCAGGGTGAATACCGGTTGCTGAACGCCCACGCGCAAGCTGCCCTGGAATTGGGGATGGATCCGGACCATATCTTTATCCTAGCTAAAGGCGACGTTTTGACGTATCAGAACGGCCAAATGGGCTTAGGTGAAGGTATCGATGTGAGTGATACCATGATCGACGGTATCGGCGTGGGGGACATCGGAAATATCGTGTTGCGTGATCGGAAGGTCTTAGCCGACGATGGCATCTTCATCGCGGTCGTGACGATTGACCGTAAGAAAAAGCAAATTGTGGCGGAGCCTAAGATTACGTCCCGTGGCTTTGTCTACGTCAAGGCTAATAAGGACCTCATGCAGGAAAGCTCTCAGATTATCTGCAAGACGGTTCAGAATAACTTGGATAATAAAGAGTTCGATTGGGGACACTTGAAGCAAGACGTTCGGGAGCACCTGAGTCATTATCTCTTCGAACAGACGCATCGCCGGCCCGTGATCTTACCAGTTATTATGGAAGTTAACCAACACCATCGGCGGTCGAGCAAGTCGAAGAACGCCAAGAAGGCGCCCGAAAAGCCAGCACAGGCACCTAAGACGCATAAGACCAAGGGACAAAAGACGGATGCCACACAAAGTGGTCAACATAAGTCCCGGAATCATCGGCGTCGGCGCCACGGTGGCAAGCAACACACCGCTGCGTCAGCGAACAAATCAGAAGCTTAA
- the holA gene encoding DNA polymerase III subunit delta — protein MTITDLLKNLQSGKATASVYLIMGQMAYFQRRLKTAFKQLVPAEEQTMNFASYDLETVPLAVGLDDAMAAPFFGERRVVCLDNPTFLTGEAKKSKVDHDLDSLEKYLKAPMPSTVLVFFAPYAKLDGRKKIVKQLKKAATTIELGDFSERDVRTFFQAQVKRDGCTIAPDALNELVQRTDADLTLMMNEKAKLELFSLPEKTIQLEAVTGLVRQTLTQNVFDLVNRVLAKNTAGAVTLYRELLQAKEEPLRINAILQGQFRLLIQTKVLAKQGYSQGKLASTLRVHPYRVKLALQTQRRFQLTDLNRAYLGLFRVERQMKSSTLDPELLFSLFMTQFAGQKATV, from the coding sequence ATGACAATCACAGACTTATTAAAGAATTTACAATCCGGGAAGGCGACGGCATCCGTGTACCTGATTATGGGGCAGATGGCTTACTTTCAGCGTCGCTTAAAAACGGCGTTTAAGCAGTTGGTTCCGGCAGAAGAACAGACCATGAACTTTGCTAGCTACGATCTCGAGACCGTACCACTGGCGGTAGGGTTGGACGATGCGATGGCGGCGCCCTTTTTTGGGGAGCGCCGGGTGGTCTGCCTGGATAATCCGACATTTTTGACGGGGGAGGCCAAGAAAAGTAAGGTCGACCATGATCTGGATAGTTTAGAAAAGTACTTAAAGGCCCCAATGCCCAGCACCGTCTTGGTTTTCTTTGCGCCGTACGCTAAGCTGGATGGGCGCAAGAAAATTGTGAAGCAACTCAAAAAAGCCGCCACAACGATTGAATTGGGCGACTTTTCGGAACGGGATGTTCGGACCTTTTTCCAAGCACAGGTCAAGCGAGATGGGTGTACGATTGCTCCGGACGCGTTGAATGAGTTGGTGCAACGGACGGATGCCGACTTGACCTTAATGATGAACGAAAAGGCGAAGCTCGAACTGTTTTCGTTACCGGAAAAGACCATTCAACTTGAGGCCGTGACGGGGTTGGTCCGCCAGACGTTAACGCAGAACGTTTTTGATCTGGTCAATCGGGTCCTGGCGAAGAATACGGCGGGGGCCGTAACGCTTTACCGAGAACTTTTGCAGGCCAAAGAGGAACCGCTGCGGATCAACGCGATTTTACAAGGCCAGTTCCGTCTCTTGATTCAGACCAAGGTCTTGGCCAAGCAGGGGTACAGTCAAGGAAAACTGGCAAGCACCTTAAGAGTGCATCCCTACCGGGTGAAGCTGGCGCTACAAACTCAGCGCCGGTTTCAGTTGACCGATTTGAATCGGGCGTACCTGGGGCTATTTCGAGTTGAACGGCAGATGAAATCCAGTACGCTGGACCCAGAATTGCTGTTCTCGTTGTTTATGACCCAGTTTGCGGGGCAGAAGGCGACGGTGTAA
- a CDS encoding DNA internalization-related competence protein ComEC/Rec2: MALTLIFNGHPVAGSGLTLVTLGRIWCLRQMRIWWLTLGVCCVAGLWFGWHQVQVQRLRLSPTQATAWATTLRVQPDDLHFRGNRYRVVGQQPDGERLVVSGIARTAADYQRLRQLSGPTLWTVRGDKQGLLPAPNLNQFDGAAYWGHRGIANTLRLTASPQIRPAASSGWQWWSDWWHRQRVRLIRACEHLPGALRVYALGLFPGIRAPEATAELMGMQRLGIIHLFAISGLHVALWLTVGEWLAVHLRLPREWWEWGLLLFLPGYAILAGGGSGVTRACWMRGVQLMGQRLGHLPDALTGWTIALMVGLLTNPGLLVELGGQLSYGLSLGLILLQQETPRWRQIGLLLLGLPVLLYGIFQWHVLTLVANWLVVPLFSVVLLPVTVVGTVLGPWLPEIADGCARLLGAFDAVLTWAAHLPGNVVFGRPPWWLALAWVGLTWWVFSRPVPRRRIWLVVLGVSYGLAFGIIHHPPTGEVSFFDVGQGDSILIREAGNRRVSLIDVGGRLTVPQPPWAPRAPVSYGAQATVVAYLQSRGIRRLDAVYLTHHDADHIGDLPAILANFEVAAIYVPAGMETEAAWQRHLPLAVRQRVRPLQVGDAAALRVWHPLTPGVADNGGSLALQGQFGGRRFLFMGDLDQAGERRMMALAPTLRTDVLKVGHHGSDTATAPEFVAQLRPALAIISSGRHNRYGHPSPVTQATLAQQQIPVLNTQERGMIQYTYWGQRGWWTTALNLKEEPPE, from the coding sequence ATGGCGCTGACCTTGATATTCAATGGTCACCCCGTGGCCGGTAGCGGCCTAACCCTGGTGACCTTAGGACGCATCTGGTGTTTACGCCAGATGCGGATTTGGTGGCTGACACTAGGCGTGTGCTGTGTTGCGGGTCTCTGGTTTGGGTGGCACCAAGTACAGGTGCAACGGTTGCGATTGTCACCAACCCAGGCCACGGCCTGGGCCACAACGTTACGCGTTCAGCCGGATGACCTGCATTTTCGGGGGAATCGCTATCGGGTGGTTGGCCAACAGCCCGATGGGGAGCGGCTAGTTGTGTCCGGGATTGCACGTACCGCGGCGGATTATCAGCGGTTGCGGCAACTGTCAGGGCCAACGCTCTGGACGGTCCGTGGCGATAAGCAAGGTCTGTTGCCGGCCCCCAACCTAAACCAGTTCGATGGTGCGGCGTATTGGGGCCATCGGGGGATTGCCAACACGTTACGACTGACAGCTTCGCCGCAGATCCGGCCTGCGGCTTCGTCTGGGTGGCAGTGGTGGTCGGATTGGTGGCACCGCCAACGGGTCCGGCTGATACGGGCTTGTGAGCACTTGCCGGGTGCGTTGCGAGTCTATGCTTTAGGGTTGTTTCCAGGGATTCGGGCGCCGGAAGCTACGGCGGAATTGATGGGGATGCAACGTTTAGGCATCATTCATCTTTTTGCCATTTCCGGTTTGCACGTGGCCCTATGGTTGACTGTGGGGGAATGGTTAGCCGTTCACCTGCGCCTGCCGCGTGAGTGGTGGGAGTGGGGGTTGCTACTCTTTTTGCCCGGCTATGCCATTCTGGCTGGTGGTGGTAGTGGTGTGACTCGGGCCTGTTGGATGCGCGGGGTTCAGTTGATGGGCCAACGTCTGGGACACTTGCCCGACGCATTAACCGGATGGACGATAGCCTTGATGGTGGGACTGCTGACCAATCCGGGGCTGCTAGTCGAACTGGGCGGTCAGTTGAGTTACGGCCTTTCGCTGGGGTTGATTCTGCTACAGCAAGAGACGCCCCGGTGGCGCCAGATTGGGTTACTATTGTTGGGGTTGCCGGTCTTGCTGTATGGTATCTTTCAATGGCACGTTTTAACCCTGGTTGCCAACTGGCTAGTGGTTCCCCTTTTTTCAGTCGTCTTATTGCCGGTAACGGTGGTGGGCACCGTCTTAGGACCCTGGCTGCCGGAGATAGCGGACGGCTGTGCACGCCTCTTAGGGGCCTTTGATGCGGTCTTGACCTGGGCGGCTCATTTACCGGGCAATGTGGTTTTTGGACGCCCTCCCTGGTGGTTAGCGCTCGCCTGGGTTGGTTTGACCTGGTGGGTGTTTAGTCGTCCCGTTCCGCGGCGACGTATTTGGTTGGTGGTATTAGGTGTCAGTTACGGTTTGGCGTTTGGAATCATCCACCATCCCCCCACTGGAGAGGTTAGTTTCTTTGACGTGGGTCAGGGGGATAGTATCTTGATTCGAGAGGCGGGGAATCGCCGCGTGAGCCTTATTGATGTCGGGGGACGCCTGACCGTTCCGCAACCGCCTTGGGCGCCACGAGCACCCGTGAGTTACGGGGCCCAGGCTACCGTGGTCGCGTACTTGCAGAGCCGGGGAATTCGGCGCTTGGACGCCGTGTATCTGACCCACCATGATGCGGACCATATTGGGGACTTACCGGCCATCTTGGCGAATTTTGAAGTGGCGGCGATTTACGTTCCCGCGGGGATGGAGACGGAGGCCGCCTGGCAACGCCACCTACCGTTGGCAGTTCGGCAACGGGTGCGGCCCTTACAAGTGGGGGATGCGGCGGCACTACGCGTTTGGCACCCCTTAACGCCGGGGGTGGCGGATAATGGTGGCTCGTTGGCCTTACAGGGCCAGTTCGGCGGGCGACGCTTCCTCTTCATGGGCGACTTGGATCAGGCGGGAGAGCGTCGGATGATGGCGCTGGCGCCGACGTTACGTACGGACGTCTTAAAAGTGGGGCACCATGGTAGTGATACCGCAACGGCACCGGAATTCGTCGCGCAACTGCGACCAGCGTTAGCCATCATCTCATCAGGTCGGCATAATCGCTACGGGCACCCTAGTCCGGTTACACAGGCCACTTTAGCCCAGCAACAGATCCCCGTTTTGAATACGCAGGAGCGGGGAATGATTCAATATACTTATTGGGGACAGCGTGGTTGGTGGACCACGGCCCTAAACTTGAAGGAGGAACCGCCTGAATGA
- the rpsT gene encoding 30S ribosomal protein S20 encodes MPIIKSAIERAKTNVKANERNSAQLSTMRTAVKRFEQAKTAGADNAEELFRVASAAVDKAASKGLIKKNKASRDKSRMAARLAK; translated from the coding sequence ATGCCAATCATCAAATCAGCAATCGAACGTGCCAAGACCAACGTTAAGGCTAACGAACGTAACTCCGCACAATTAAGCACGATGCGGACTGCCGTTAAGCGGTTCGAACAAGCGAAGACTGCCGGTGCCGACAACGCAGAAGAATTATTCCGTGTTGCTAGTGCTGCTGTTGACAAGGCCGCTTCAAAGGGCTTGATCAAGAAGAACAAGGCTTCCCGTGACAAGTCACGGATGGCTGCACGTTTAGCTAAGTAA
- a CDS encoding helix-hairpin-helix domain-containing protein, with protein sequence MERLKTWWDAQTRDRQVIMGGLGILLVGLLGWFLLRPATPAPLPPATPPVNRAAQSSVTHPAGTTASQSSVTEVVVDVQGAVQRPGLYRFKSGMRVADAVREAGGLAERADRQKINLATRLVDQQQLYLPKKGEKAPATNGSAPGSAGGSATTSASSAGPDAPLNLNQATVTDLQKLSGIGAKKAQKIVDYRTEHGDFKTVNDLTQVAGFGEKTVARLQAQLTT encoded by the coding sequence GACGCTCAAACACGCGACCGTCAAGTGATCATGGGAGGACTGGGGATTTTGCTGGTCGGGCTCCTAGGCTGGTTCTTACTGCGTCCCGCAACGCCGGCACCGTTGCCCCCCGCTACGCCCCCCGTTAATCGGGCGGCACAATCTTCGGTCACGCATCCGGCCGGGACGACTGCCAGTCAATCGAGTGTTACAGAAGTGGTGGTCGATGTTCAGGGGGCCGTACAACGGCCGGGCCTGTACCGGTTTAAGTCGGGAATGCGGGTTGCGGATGCCGTTCGGGAAGCGGGGGGCTTGGCCGAACGTGCCGACCGGCAGAAGATTAATCTCGCGACCCGACTGGTGGACCAACAGCAACTTTATCTGCCGAAAAAAGGCGAGAAGGCCCCCGCAACGAACGGGTCAGCACCAGGATCGGCGGGGGGCAGTGCGACGACATCTGCCTCGTCAGCCGGGCCGGACGCGCCCCTTAATTTGAATCAGGCCACCGTCACGGATTTACAGAAATTATCGGGAATCGGGGCGAAGAAAGCCCAGAAAATCGTGGATTACCGTACGGAACACGGGGACTTCAAGACCGTCAATGATTTGACTCAGGTCGCCGGTTTCGGGGAGAAGACGGTGGCCCGGCTACAAGCGCAACTGACCACTTAG
- a CDS encoding ComE operon protein 2, translating to MKKERIPWDQYFMLQALVISTRSTCNRLSVGAIIVRDRRIIAGGYNGSVSGDDHCLDEGCYLVDGHCVRTIHAEMNAVLQCAKFGEPTANAEIYVTDFPCLQCTKMLLQAGITKITYLRNYHNDPYAQKLLKLKHVTVNQIDVSPDLLTHLPLFDH from the coding sequence GTGAAAAAAGAACGGATTCCTTGGGATCAATACTTTATGCTGCAAGCGTTGGTGATTTCGACACGGAGTACCTGTAATCGGCTCTCGGTCGGGGCGATCATCGTCCGGGATCGGCGAATCATCGCAGGCGGCTATAATGGGTCGGTCTCCGGTGACGACCATTGTCTGGATGAGGGATGCTACTTAGTGGACGGACACTGTGTGCGGACGATTCATGCCGAGATGAACGCCGTGTTGCAGTGCGCGAAGTTTGGAGAGCCAACGGCCAATGCGGAAATCTACGTGACGGATTTTCCGTGTCTGCAATGCACTAAGATGCTGTTGCAGGCGGGAATTACCAAGATTACGTATCTCCGGAATTACCATAACGATCCGTACGCGCAAAAACTTTTGAAATTAAAGCACGTGACGGTCAACCAGATTGACGTGTCGCCGGACCTTCTGACGCACCTTCCGTTATTTGACCACTAG
- the rpsO gene encoding 30S ribosomal protein S15 has product MAISQAKKNEIIKQYARHEGDTGSTEVQVAVLTADINEINVHMQAHRKDFHSQRGLMKKIGHRRNLLAYLRKTDVQRYRELIKSLGLRR; this is encoded by the coding sequence ATGGCTATTAGTCAAGCAAAGAAGAACGAAATCATCAAGCAATACGCACGTCACGAAGGCGATACGGGGTCGACTGAAGTTCAAGTTGCCGTATTGACTGCTGACATCAACGAAATCAACGTTCATATGCAAGCCCACCGTAAGGACTTCCATTCACAACGTGGTTTGATGAAGAAGATCGGTCACCGTCGTAACCTGTTGGCTTACTTACGGAAGACTGACGTTCAACGTTACCGTGAATTGATCAAGAGCTTAGGTCTGCGTCGTTAA